The Kribbella sp. HUAS MG21 genome includes the window CTGTCCGAACGCAATCTCAGCCCCTCCTGGCAGCACCTCTTCGGCACCGATCGCCTCGGCCGCGACATGCTCGCGCGTGTGCTGTCCGGGCTCCGGCTGAGTCTCGTCGTCGGGGTCAGCGCGGCCGTCATCTCCGGCGCCGTCGCCGTCCTGATGGCCTGCGCCGCCGCGCTCGGCGGTCGTCTGGTCGATCGCGCCGTGACCTGGGTGGTCGACCTCTTCCTGGCGCTCCCCCATCTCGTGCTGCTGATCCTGCTGGCGTTCGCGCTCGGCGGCGGCACCCGCGCGGTGATCATCGCTGTCGCCGTCACCCATTGGCCGTCGCTGACGCGGGTCCTGCGCGGGCACGCCCGCCAGGTGGTGTCGTCGGAGTACGTCGCGATCTCGCGGCAGCTCGGTCGCGGGCGCTGGTGGATCGCCCGCCGGCACGTCGTACCGCAGTTGCTCGGGCACTTCCTGGTCGGGACGGTGCTGCTGTTCCCGCATGCGA containing:
- a CDS encoding ABC transporter permease; this encodes MTDIVADSTRRGPLVDRRRRTIAVVAVSVVVVASVVVAGTLSVDAAGTTHLSERNLSPSWQHLFGTDRLGRDMLARVLSGLRLSLVVGVSAAVISGAVAVLMACAAALGGRLVDRAVTWVVDLFLALPHLVLLILLAFALGGGTRAVIIAVAVTHWPSLTRVLRGHARQVVSSEYVAISRQLGRGRWWIARRHVVPQLLGHFLVGTVLLFPHAILHEAALSFLGLGVDPAEPSVGVLLAESMRFLSAGAWWLAVLPGLCLLVVVKLVDTIGENTRALLDPRSHHL